One genomic segment of Candidatus Fukatsuia endosymbiont of Tuberolachnus salignus includes these proteins:
- the dnaN gene encoding DNA polymerase III subunit beta: MKFIVKREDLLKPLQQVSSPLSGRPVFPILSNVLLQVTAGTLQLTGTDLEIEMVAKVPLSQAHEPGTTTVPARKFLDIWRGLPEGATITVELDGERLLLRSGRSRFSLTTLPASDFPNRESWESKVKFTLPQATLKRLIESTQFSMAHQDVRYYLNGMLFETENEMLRTVATDGHRLAVCSMPINKVICSTLVGESSYPVIVPRKGVMELVRLLDGGDTRLDLEIGRDYIRAHVGDFIFTCKLVDGRFPDYRLVLPKNPNKTVEADCGLLKQAFSRAAILSSEKCRGVRLQIAHNQLNITANNPEQEEAEEILDVSYEGDKLEICFNVSYILDVLNALKCEKVHLLLTNPESSVQIKDGASLAQSADYVVMPMRL; this comes from the coding sequence ATGAAATTCATCGTTAAACGTGAAGATTTGCTGAAGCCGCTACAACAGGTCAGTAGCCCATTATCTGGACGCCCCGTGTTTCCTATTCTTAGCAATGTATTGCTGCAAGTGACCGCAGGCACTTTGCAACTGACTGGCACTGATTTGGAAATAGAAATGGTAGCCAAGGTACCCTTATCACAGGCTCATGAGCCTGGGACGACGACTGTGCCTGCGCGAAAATTTCTTGATATCTGGCGTGGTTTGCCGGAAGGGGCAACAATCACGGTGGAGCTGGATGGTGAGCGTTTGTTGCTGCGTTCGGGGCGTAGCCGTTTTTCACTCACGACGCTACCGGCTAGCGATTTCCCTAATAGAGAGAGTTGGGAGAGCAAGGTAAAGTTCACATTGCCTCAGGCGACGCTGAAGCGGTTGATCGAGTCTACTCAATTCTCGATGGCGCATCAAGATGTACGTTATTACCTCAATGGGATGTTGTTCGAAACCGAAAATGAAATGTTACGTACGGTAGCGACTGACGGTCATCGTTTGGCTGTCTGTTCGATGCCTATTAATAAGGTTATTTGTTCGACACTTGTTGGTGAGTCTTCGTATCCGGTGATAGTGCCCCGTAAAGGGGTCATGGAGTTAGTACGTTTATTAGATGGTGGAGACACCAGATTAGATCTAGAAATTGGCAGAGATTATATTCGTGCTCATGTAGGTGATTTCATTTTTACTTGTAAATTGGTTGATGGTCGTTTCCCTGACTATCGGCTTGTATTACCAAAGAACCCCAATAAAACCGTTGAGGCGGACTGTGGTTTACTGAAACAGGCATTTTCGCGTGCGGCGATTTTATCCAGTGAAAAGTGTCGCGGTGTTCGACTCCAGATTGCACATAATCAGCTCAATATCACGGCAAATAATCCAGAGCAAGAAGAAGCCGAAGAAATCCTCGATGTCAGTTATGAAGGAGATAAGTTAGAAATCTGTTTTAATGTGAGTTATATACTTGATGTACTCAATGCCCTGAAATGTGAAAAAGTACATCTGTTACTGACGAATCCTGAATCTAGTGTACAAATTAAAGATGGGGCTAGCTTGGCACAGTCCGCAGATTACGTTGTTATGCCAATGCGTCTTTAA